A stretch of Macadamia integrifolia cultivar HAES 741 chromosome 7, SCU_Mint_v3, whole genome shotgun sequence DNA encodes these proteins:
- the LOC122083998 gene encoding uncharacterized protein LOC122083998 isoform X1: MAHVTDITSADDIIVREDKTKGGDAVLVTESIEKDIKKVPPLPSNRSIYRVPKPLFKTKPEAYIPRMVSIGPFHRYKKHLKPMEAHKLRYLHDFRTRPESQATLEDYVKDMTKLEDRARQCYSEIVRLKSEGEFVKMMVTDGCFILELILRFAEQRDDPLLNAKWMLHVIKCDLILLENQLPFFVLQRLYELFTGTPNSNELDTLMFRFFQYVVPQSRSNRPERNLSGNLTKKIFDFCVIRRSSSKKDKEELVQPLIGKAEEEYAETPDLAVLEETEEKFGASSRIVEEGQGGPPALRPSMRMAEEGHGVTIEVREKPEEKFRASSRIAEEGHGVPTLRPSMRMAEEGHGVTIAVREKPEEKFGPSSRIAEEGHGVPTLRPSMRMAEEGRGFPAPRPSMRMAEFQAKHLLDFVRNSLLRSLTKTKRGKYVYSRCATELKEANVKFEKKEMASLLDITYEKGLLKIPTIKIQDGTESLLRNIIAFEQYGQDMCITDYAFFIDGLINSHTDVELLEKKGIIDRFLGEPKEVATLFNSLLKDVTTESGEYQFWDVYDGLERYYLMPFHRWKANLMLNYFSNPWASIGCIAALVLFAIAVFQAVCSILSLTT, from the coding sequence ATGGCGCATGTTACTGATATCACTTCAGCTGATGATATTATTGTAAGAGAAGATAAGACCAAGGGAGGTGATGCAGTATTGGTGACGGAGTCCATCGAGAAAGACATTAAGAAGGTTCCTCCCTTGCCATCTAATCGCAGCATATACCGAGTTCCCAAGCCTCTGttcaaaacaaaaccagaagCCTACATACCTCGCATGGTCTCCATCGGCCCTTTTCACCGTTACAAGAAACATTTAAAGCCCATGGAAGCACATAAGTTGCGGTATCTTCATGATTTTCGAACCCGCCCCGAATCTCAGGCAACCTTGGAGGATTATGTTAAGGATATGACAAAATTGGAAGACAGAGCTCGGCAATGTTACTCCGAAATCGTCCGACTCAAATCTGAAGGTGAATTTGTGAAAATGATGGTAACTGATGGTTGCTTCATACTTGAACTCATCCTTAGATTTGCAGAACAGCGCGATGATCCATTATTGAATGCGAAGTGGATGCTTCATGTTATAAAGTGCGACCTGATTCTACTAGAAAATCAACTTCCCTTCTTTGTTCTCCAGCGTCTATATGAACTATTCACAGGGACTCCTAATTCTAATGAACTTGATACGCTCATGTTTCGTTTCTTCCAATATGTTGTGCCACAATCCAGAAGCAATAGACCCGAAAGAAATTTATCTGGTAATTTAACAAAGAAGATCTTTGATTTCTGTGTTATAAGGAGGTCGTCATCgaagaaagataaagaagagtTAGTCCAACCATTAATCGGGAAGGCAGAGGAAGAATATGCAGAAACTCCAGATCTAGCAGTACTGGAAGAAACTGAAGAAAAATTTGGGGCCTCAAGCAGGATAGTGGAGGAAGGACAAGGAGGACCTCCAGCACTAAGGCCCTCAATGAGGATGGCGGAGGAAGGACATGGAGTAACTATAGAAGTAAGGGAAAAGCCTGAAGAAAAATTTAGAGCCTCAAGCAGGATTGCGGAGGAAGGACATGGAGTTCCAACACTAAGGCCCTCAATGAGGATGGCAGAGGAAGGACATGGAGTAACTATAGCAGTAAGGGAAAAGCCTGAAGAAAAATTTGGACCCTCAAGCAGGATAGCGGAGGAAGGACATGGAGTTCCAACACTAAGGCCCTCAATGAGGATGGCGGAGGAAGGACGTGGATTTCCAGCACCAAGGCCCTCAATGAGGATGGCGGAGTTCCAAGCAAAGCATTTGCTTGATTTTGTACGAAATTCACTCCTCCGATCATTAACGAAAACGAAGCGTGGAAAATATGTGTACTCCCGTTGTGCAACAGAGCTCAAAGAGGCCAACGTCAAGTTTGAGAAGAAGGAGATGGCAAGTTTGTTGGACATAACATACGAAAAAGGATTGTTGAAAATTCCGACCATTAAGATTCAGGATGGGACAGAGTCTCTGCTTCGAAATATCATTGCCTTCGAGCAGTATGGTCAAGATATGTGCATCACAGACTATGCTTTCTTTATAGACGGTCTCATCAACTCTCATACGGATGTGGAGTTGCTTGAAAAAAAGGGAATTATTGATAGATTTCTTGGTGAACCAAAAGAGGTGGCTACTTTATTTAACAGTCTTCTCAAAGATGTTACAACAGAATCTGGAGAGTATCAATTCTGGGATGTTTATGATGGATTGGAGCGTTATTACTTGATGCCATTCCACAGATGGAAGGCAAATTTAATGCTCAATTATTTTAGCAATCCATGGGCATCCATTGGATGCATTGCTGCATTGGTTCTCTTCGCCATTGCTGTTTTTCAGGCCGTTTGTTCCATCCTAAGTCTCACTACATGA
- the LOC122083998 gene encoding uncharacterized protein LOC122083998 isoform X2 — MAHVTDITSADDIIVREDKTKGGDAVLVTESIEKDIKKVPPLPSNRSIYRVPKPLFKTKPEAYIPRMVSIGPFHRYKKHLKPMEAHKLRYLHDFRTRPESQATLEDYVKDMTKLEDRARQCYSEIVRLKSEGEFVKMMVTDGCFILELILRFAEQRDDPLLNAKWMLHVIKCDLILLENQLPFFVLQRLYELFTGTPNSNELDTLMFRFFQYVVPQSRSNRPERNLSGNLTKKIFDFCVIRRSSSKKDKEELVQPLIGKAEEEYAETPDLAVLEETEEKFGASSRIVEEGQGGPPALRPSMRMAEEGHGVTIEVREKPEEKFRASSRIAEEGHGVPTLRPSMRMAEEGHGVTIAVREKPEEKFGPSSRIAEEGHGFPAPRPSMRMAEFQAKHLLDFVRNSLLRSLTKTKRGKYVYSRCATELKEANVKFEKKEMASLLDITYEKGLLKIPTIKIQDGTESLLRNIIAFEQYGQDMCITDYAFFIDGLINSHTDVELLEKKGIIDRFLGEPKEVATLFNSLLKDVTTESGEYQFWDVYDGLERYYLMPFHRWKANLMLNYFSNPWASIGCIAALVLFAIAVFQAVCSILSLTT, encoded by the exons ATGGCGCATGTTACTGATATCACTTCAGCTGATGATATTATTGTAAGAGAAGATAAGACCAAGGGAGGTGATGCAGTATTGGTGACGGAGTCCATCGAGAAAGACATTAAGAAGGTTCCTCCCTTGCCATCTAATCGCAGCATATACCGAGTTCCCAAGCCTCTGttcaaaacaaaaccagaagCCTACATACCTCGCATGGTCTCCATCGGCCCTTTTCACCGTTACAAGAAACATTTAAAGCCCATGGAAGCACATAAGTTGCGGTATCTTCATGATTTTCGAACCCGCCCCGAATCTCAGGCAACCTTGGAGGATTATGTTAAGGATATGACAAAATTGGAAGACAGAGCTCGGCAATGTTACTCCGAAATCGTCCGACTCAAATCTGAAGGTGAATTTGTGAAAATGATGGTAACTGATGGTTGCTTCATACTTGAACTCATCCTTAGATTTGCAGAACAGCGCGATGATCCATTATTGAATGCGAAGTGGATGCTTCATGTTATAAAGTGCGACCTGATTCTACTAGAAAATCAACTTCCCTTCTTTGTTCTCCAGCGTCTATATGAACTATTCACAGGGACTCCTAATTCTAATGAACTTGATACGCTCATGTTTCGTTTCTTCCAATATGTTGTGCCACAATCCAGAAGCAATAGACCCGAAAGAAATTTATCTGGTAATTTAACAAAGAAGATCTTTGATTTCTGTGTTATAAGGAGGTCGTCATCgaagaaagataaagaagagtTAGTCCAACCATTAATCGGGAAGGCAGAGGAAGAATATGCAGAAACTCCAGATCTAGCAGTACTGGAAGAAACTGAAGAAAAATTTGGGGCCTCAAGCAGGATAGTGGAGGAAGGACAAGGAGGACCTCCAGCACTAAGGCCCTCAATGAGGATGGCGGAGGAAGGACATGGAGTAACTATAGAAGTAAGGGAAAAGCCTGAAGAAAAATTTAGAGCCTCAAGCAGGATTGCGGAGGAAGGACATGGAGTTCCAACACTAAGGCCCTCAATGAGGATGGCAGAGGAAGGACATGGAGTAACTATAGCAGTAAGGGAAAAGCCTGAAGAAAAATTTGGACCCTCAAGCAGGATAGCGGAGGAAGGACA TGGATTTCCAGCACCAAGGCCCTCAATGAGGATGGCGGAGTTCCAAGCAAAGCATTTGCTTGATTTTGTACGAAATTCACTCCTCCGATCATTAACGAAAACGAAGCGTGGAAAATATGTGTACTCCCGTTGTGCAACAGAGCTCAAAGAGGCCAACGTCAAGTTTGAGAAGAAGGAGATGGCAAGTTTGTTGGACATAACATACGAAAAAGGATTGTTGAAAATTCCGACCATTAAGATTCAGGATGGGACAGAGTCTCTGCTTCGAAATATCATTGCCTTCGAGCAGTATGGTCAAGATATGTGCATCACAGACTATGCTTTCTTTATAGACGGTCTCATCAACTCTCATACGGATGTGGAGTTGCTTGAAAAAAAGGGAATTATTGATAGATTTCTTGGTGAACCAAAAGAGGTGGCTACTTTATTTAACAGTCTTCTCAAAGATGTTACAACAGAATCTGGAGAGTATCAATTCTGGGATGTTTATGATGGATTGGAGCGTTATTACTTGATGCCATTCCACAGATGGAAGGCAAATTTAATGCTCAATTATTTTAGCAATCCATGGGCATCCATTGGATGCATTGCTGCATTGGTTCTCTTCGCCATTGCTGTTTTTCAGGCCGTTTGTTCCATCCTAAGTCTCACTACATGA